One genomic segment of Trichococcus shcherbakoviae includes these proteins:
- a CDS encoding Gfo/Idh/MocA family protein — translation MTEKVKLGIIGYGAEGGMYAGFFKNNDERLNDNIELVAICDNDPAKKEKVAADFPGLPFFDNYMDMLESGVVNAIVTTVPHYDHCVIGIDALKRGIHLLGEKPAGVYTKEVERLIAAADENPESTFAIFFNQRTNPLYQKVKQLMDDKAIGDLQRATWIITTWWRPQGYYNQSAWRATWGGEGGGVLVNQAPHQLDLLQWICGKPEKVFAKLQYGVGREIVVENEVNALLDFGNGATGSFITCTNDLVGTDRFEIFGTKGKIVVEDSKKLIVKQLTAPEAELSEKMDMSDVMKIFMGQVDMAQYVTETEEEFTTVFGQQHIDVLNNFADHVVNGAPLLANGREGINGVTLANAMHLSSWLDKEVDYNVDGDQYLAELNKRIAEEGKFETRK, via the coding sequence ATGACAGAAAAAGTGAAATTAGGAATTATTGGTTATGGTGCAGAAGGCGGCATGTACGCAGGGTTCTTCAAGAACAACGATGAGCGTTTGAACGACAACATCGAGTTGGTTGCAATCTGCGACAATGATCCTGCTAAAAAAGAAAAAGTGGCTGCTGATTTCCCAGGACTACCATTCTTCGATAACTATATGGATATGTTGGAATCAGGTGTAGTCAACGCAATCGTTACAACTGTTCCCCACTATGACCACTGTGTGATCGGTATTGACGCATTGAAACGCGGCATCCATTTGTTGGGTGAAAAACCAGCCGGTGTTTATACAAAAGAAGTTGAACGTTTGATCGCTGCGGCCGATGAAAATCCGGAATCTACTTTCGCTATTTTCTTCAACCAACGTACGAATCCACTTTACCAAAAAGTTAAACAATTGATGGACGATAAAGCAATCGGTGATCTGCAACGCGCTACTTGGATCATCACTACTTGGTGGAGACCACAAGGTTACTACAACCAAAGCGCATGGCGCGCAACGTGGGGTGGCGAAGGCGGCGGCGTCTTAGTAAACCAAGCTCCTCACCAATTGGACTTATTGCAATGGATCTGCGGCAAACCTGAAAAAGTTTTCGCGAAATTGCAATACGGCGTTGGCCGTGAGATCGTAGTTGAAAATGAAGTGAACGCATTGTTGGACTTCGGCAACGGAGCAACAGGTTCATTCATCACGTGCACGAATGATTTGGTCGGTACAGACCGTTTTGAAATCTTTGGCACAAAAGGGAAAATCGTCGTTGAGGATTCCAAAAAATTGATCGTGAAACAATTAACTGCACCGGAAGCGGAACTTTCTGAGAAGATGGATATGTCAGATGTTATGAAAATTTTCATGGGACAAGTGGATATGGCTCAATACGTTACCGAAACAGAAGAAGAATTCACGACTGTTTTTGGACAACAACATATCGATGTCTTGAATAACTTCGCTGACCATGTCGTAAATGGCGCGCCATTATTGGCCAACGGCAGAGAAGGCATCAACGGCGTTACGTTAGCGAACGCAATGCATTTATCTTCATGGTTGGACAAAGAGGTAGATTACAACGTGGATGGCGATCAATATTTGGCTGAATTGAACAAACGCATCGCTGAAGAAGGAAAATTCGAAACAAGAAAATAA
- a CDS encoding Gfo/Idh/MocA family oxidoreductase, whose protein sequence is MLRAAIIGLGDVSPVHKYAIDASDNGELVAVCDVNEALKTKYPDVPFYTDVETMLEKEDLDVVHICLPHYLHYPITKRCIEKGVHVFQEKPLALDYEEGLKTLALAEGSNKKIGVCFQNRYNETFLELKKLLANENVGAVTAVKGLVAWHRPETYYTTKPWRGQMEFAGGGSIINQAIHTLDLMRVLGGEIDRCKASLSNITDYDIEVEDTAVANFTFKNGARGFYMSTNAYAENSSVELQVITERAKFTIKDNCLYRSNSSGEKELHLQDTPMQGTKFYYGPSHSALIQRFYNAIEADTDDYVTVREALPAMLMIDAMKASSKEKRTIEMEEIIHG, encoded by the coding sequence ATGTTAAGAGCGGCAATAATCGGATTAGGCGATGTATCGCCTGTCCACAAATATGCTATCGACGCCAGCGACAACGGTGAATTGGTTGCAGTCTGCGACGTAAATGAAGCCTTGAAGACCAAATATCCTGATGTGCCTTTTTACACAGACGTAGAGACGATGTTGGAAAAAGAGGATTTGGATGTTGTACATATCTGCTTGCCGCACTATTTGCATTATCCGATCACGAAACGCTGCATCGAAAAAGGCGTGCATGTTTTCCAGGAAAAGCCCTTAGCCTTGGATTATGAAGAAGGCTTGAAGACGCTCGCCTTGGCAGAGGGAAGCAACAAGAAAATCGGCGTGTGTTTCCAAAATCGCTACAACGAAACGTTTTTGGAACTCAAAAAATTGCTCGCGAACGAAAATGTCGGGGCAGTGACGGCGGTCAAAGGCTTGGTGGCTTGGCATCGTCCTGAAACCTATTACACAACCAAACCATGGCGCGGCCAGATGGAATTTGCTGGCGGAGGATCGATCATCAACCAAGCCATCCATACGCTGGATCTGATGCGGGTTTTGGGCGGGGAAATAGACCGCTGCAAAGCCAGCCTGTCGAACATCACAGATTATGACATCGAGGTCGAGGACACTGCCGTCGCGAACTTCACGTTCAAGAACGGCGCGCGCGGATTTTACATGTCTACCAATGCCTATGCCGAGAATTCCAGCGTGGAATTGCAGGTCATCACTGAAAGGGCAAAATTCACAATCAAGGATAACTGTTTGTATCGTTCGAACAGTTCCGGTGAAAAAGAACTGCACCTGCAGGACACACCGATGCAAGGGACGAAATTTTACTACGGTCCGAGTCATTCTGCCCTGATCCAGCGTTTTTACAACGCGATCGAAGCAGACACGGATGATTATGTGACGGTCCGGGAGGCCTTGCCAGCGATGCTGATGATCGATGCGATGAAAGCATCGTCGAAAGAAAAACGTACAATCGAAATGGAGGAAATCATACATGGCTAA